In the Necator americanus strain Aroian chromosome X, whole genome shotgun sequence genome, AaactaaattcttttttaattcctaTAAGTTTTTCTCGTGGAAAAATAATTAGATGACCTTTCATCACTGTTCTTTCCGAACGGGATTTGTTCAGAAGTACTTCATGTTTGAGATGTCTCGATCGATTTTTGATGGtctggagaaatttttttcaatgattgtTGTTCCCCGCCTTATCCGGGCAATTCAAATAAGATTATGACGTGTACCATGAAAACTTCGGACGCTTCTCAAAATCGAATTTTCATAGAACATTGGACAAGGAAAAGTCACTGATTGTGAATCAATTTCATGATGATACACCATGATTGAAGAggtaaaaaattgaggaaactATCGTTGTGTGTTTCTTAACGTCGCTCAGtgctaaatttaaattatattttccTCCTAATGCTCTAAAATAACAACTGAGTTCatcttcactcttttttttcatttttttcacttctttcttgtttGTCCAGCACTGGCAATGTCAGGATGCTAAAGGAGATCTTCAATTTGTCCCAAGggatctattttttaaatttggacTTGGTTATTATTTACTGGATAATATAGAACTGCTAGTAGTCCGAGGCAATATTTCACAGCAACAAATTTAGTAGGTTGATAGGTGGAATCATCAGGAATGGAAAGAGCATTGGAGGTACAACCCTCAGTTTGTAAAATCTAACAAAGTCATGAGGACCaattagaattatttatttaacttatttatttactaatgTGATAAATATGCTCCAAAATACTTAACAAAACAAGTAGTGAatcataaaacagaaaaaaaaacggcaaaaaaaattttcaaaaaaattaattgaataaataaataagtaagtaaaacataaaaataaataaaatatattatataagtaTAATGATGAGTCTatctaatataaaaaataaatataatataatacaaatgtATACAAAAACATACAACActcaaaatgtaaatatattaatatttttcaacagaaaaagaacacaGTAATTAATCACTGTATTCTTGATAGCCATGGTACAAAAAACTATCTATGAAATTAAAGAATTGTCAGACTAAAGGATTTCAAACCTTTCTCCTGAGaatctcgaagaaaaagactactattttttcacatacaaaaaaaaacttaatgaTGATGGATTATCTCTTTcacttaggatttttttttcttccaggcaATGTTAGGAGATTTTGAGGAAGAACAAACCGGTTCATCACCAGCATCACAATCTCTATCACAATCAATTTCACAATCGATTTCGGATAGCAGCGATCAACCGGAAACGGTGACCGTTCAGGTTGCAACTGGACCGTAAGGCATAGCCTAGAAAGATCCTTTAATATAATCCGACATTTTTAATGACGTGTACTTCTCGTATTTTTGTCTGTcattgtcagaaaaaaaaagattgacaATAACAGATTGCTTCATGGCATAATGTATACACATATTATAAGCTCTGAGCGATAATGAAAGGACATCGACGGTCGATTCTATTTTTCTGGTCtttgttatatattttaaGTGACCTCCttcatatatatgtatacatccTTTCCATAGTCCTGAAATTGCcactgttattgttattgtcaCTGTCATTTTCCTCGACCTGTAGACTGTCAATAATGAGCTCAATATTGTGCGCTTAAATGCATGCTTTATGTATTTATAAATGTGATGCTACCATCGTCTCCTACAGcttcctttcattcttttgttttttttttcgatttcttttcttttcgttttttttttctctacgatTTTCTGTTCTTCACCATTCTCTTCGCAAAGCATCTGTGAGCATTTATGACCTCTTTATATTTTTCCCACCTAgctgtattcattccttgagGAGATGTTTAAATTAACTCGCAGACGCTTTATCCAGAGAAATAAACATTATTTATGCAACGAAACAGTTGGtctttttattaaaaatgaTTCAACTAATCATAAAAATAATCTCaggagaaaataatttcaaatttccaagTTGAATGcttgcaaatttttaaaattattacacAGGTAAACCATTTGTTGAGCAAAATCAAACAGTTGATATTTtggaggcaaaaaaaaaattgatatttcTAAAAGATTTCAGGATTATTATTTCTCTGATCTATTCCTTCTCAAGCTTACatttaatgaagaaaaatagaacgcATTCCTTGTGGGACCAATGTCATCCTGGAGATCAGTCTTACAAAATTCAATTCACTATGTTCAAATCCCTCCTTCGTACAATATTTAGTGAAATTAGAAACTCAACGTGTTATTAAAAACCAACAAACAACTGCAGATTTTAAAGTAAACaggaaaatttgggaaaaataATTCCGACTAAACAATAACGCCATAAATTCCAAAGGTGGTCAAAAATAATCGAAAGTGAAGGAGTGCACCAAGGAGTAGCGATATGGAtccataaaatcaaataaaataaaatcattaaatcatacatccattaaaaaaagtcttttgGGATCCTGTTGgataataattataatcaGTGATACCAATGAATGTTTGATATTTCCTCTATAACTTATCGAAAATCAATAAGCCATAAAATAATCGATAGGATATGGATTTGAAAGTTTTCCGATGACTACGTTATTCCACACTAATCCTTGCAAACCATACTGTTAATAAGTGTATTATTGATCGTATATTTGAACATTCGAAAAGATTCATTGTTGTGCTCCTCAAATGTAACTGATGGCCTTTTATCGGAGATCCAGGACTCAAGGCTCTCGCAAATTTTTGGATATTACACTATGAAGGATGGGAAATGCTGGAACTTATTATGTACTGCATTAAATTATAGCAAAATCTATCAAAATAAGTTTCCCTTATAGAGTGATACAAGTCaataatgaggaaaaatcCATATGACGAGTGTGACGAAATTGGTTTGTGACCGAGTCACAATTGAGTAGATCAGATCATTGAGTGATTATTCTCAGTTGAACTCGTGCTTTAAAATATGACTATATCTTTATCTACCATATGCAACAACTAGAATTTATACTGACAAATAAGAGGAgggaaacaaacaaatcaatgATACAATCAATATCATCATCACCAACTCAAAACAAATGCAAAATGAATGAGCACTTTGAACATTTGTAGGTCACCTGAtcttttcgaaataaaaatcaatgaatgtttaacaataaaataaaatcttttcttttttgcgaaGATGATTCCtagttcgaatattcgaattcgTATCAATAGGTTCgcattaaatgaaaaatacagcTGCTAAACTCAGTACCAACGAGATAACGGTGGTTAACGGATGTCGTGTACCGTTGCATGGCTCGGAACcctgaaaaattttgtggattttatttcttaaaacaTAGATAGAACGCAATTATATTCTGATTTATTCACACTTGCTACaatgaattcaaaaatctttttttgataAGTTTAGAATTTAGCATGGATCTTATCGATTCATCAAACagtactgaaaaaaattaaaattctttttttattgtttatttgtttcattgaCGATTCTTCTATTCGAAACCAAGTTATTCAAGGATCCAGTTCCgatgaattttaaaaactggACGAGACCAGAATGATCCGAGTACAACTCTGAGTATTTTCAAGGAGTACTTAACGAATGTTTCGGATCTTTTGTTCCTCATAGGTCCTTCAGGAGGTTTCAATCTTTAGTCCATATTGTTCTGCTTAGAACAAGAGCTTCTCCTTAAGATATTCGAAGATTCCACCGAgcgagcgaaaaaaaaaacacacaaacaaaaaggTCATCATCATTTAAACATAACAGTGAATCTTTGTAAATACGGCTCGCATTTTCTCGATGATCGTGATTCCTTCGGATACACTGTTAACGacaatattttctggatttcaaaacgtaactaggaagaaaaaacgccCCTAGTATATTTCTATAAACATTGTTTCGAAGGGAGGGAAATCTAGTTGGGAGGCAATTTctaagtgaaaattttcacaaaaagagcACTCCGCTATCCCTCAAcgtcttggaaaaaaatcgaggaaatttctttatccttaaaaaaaaggagagattcACTTGCAAAGAAGAAGACGTCAGTTCAGAGCTCAGTTTtaaaaatgcttttagaaAATCAACTCAATAGAAAATCACATGACCGTCACAGCGATTAGGTCTCGACGCGATTTCTCTGCCGTAATTGTGTTGCTAATTTCGTTTTTCGACGAATAAACGCAACTAAGCTACGAGTTCAGCAGAATTTAGGAGATGAAAATTACAATATTGAATATTTACTGGTAACCGTAGGGTACTGTACCATATCTGGTAACTATTGATCCTGACTCTCCTAGCACCTGATTGCTAAGTggatttcctttgtttcttgGCATCAGagctcttttttgaatttgacgTCAACTCTATGAATCCAATAAGATATTTAATTTTGGAAACTATTACTACTAAGTAAAGTACATTAAACTCACTGTGTTCTCACATTGATAATAGTACATATTAATTCCCCAGTTGCCCGTCTTTTTCTGTCCATCCACAACTTCGCCGGAATAAGCGCATTCACGTATTAtcgatttctttgtttctacTGTCTAAAATGAATGATCTTAGGATAcagtttattaatttttaagcacctaaatatataatatcatTACCTGAACAATTTTTCGACATCCTTTCGCTTCAGAACCTTTATAGGTTCCTTCTTCGAGTGTTTGACATGGCTGAAATgagaacaataaataaataaatagaaaataataaagaagataatagctaataaaacaaatattccaTTTAGATacttatttccagaaataccTTAACGAATGGAGCCAACTTCTCCAAATCACTTCCGTCGCAGTCGGATTCATTATCGTTTGTGGATACACATTGATAACATGAGTACTCGGCgcttaaaacgaaaaaaacactgttaacagaatgaaaaatcatagtaaaaaaagaacgttgaTCACATTGATTCCGCTTTTGATCTATTACCACCTACAACGTTTGATCGATCGTAGTCGGTTGATCAATAGAAGCATCGCTAGGTGTACACATTCGGTTTTACTCCCTCTCCCCCCACTCTTCCTAGGAAAACAATTCAGGATTAGGAGTTCAGGGCTCTTGATTGTTTCTCTACACTGAATACATGTTAcataacaaatttttctaatcTGCTGATCTATTATCCTGATTTCCTAGGAGttttacgaaagaaaaacgactCCAGAGTCCTAGCTATTCCAAAATAGTTGTGGATTGATATTATCGTACcgatatatatttatttctatctcCGTTATTCggaataattaatttattttactttgatTAGAGAAAGGTTAGTAATGAACACAAATGAAATCAATGACACCCCACCGGAAAAGGGTTCAccttaaaagtttttttttcttttttctcataaactGCCATATGCTGATGAAACTCTAGGACAAAATGATTAATCCATAGTTTTTCAATGCCTCCCTCCTGAACAGCGTAAATAATTTACAAACTTTCAAAAGATGGTTTGGACACTTTTCACATAAATGCTTTTGCAAACGATTCACAAAGTACATTTAATTATATTTCTTCGCATTCGATGTatattttttcgcatttttacttatttacttatttattgtattgCATTTTGTGATTCTGAAGTAAAGATCAACGATATAGGACATATGTAGACTATATAGACTCATTAATTTTAGTGGATAGCTATATTTTTCATGGTTTCTCTGGAAACTTTCTTCTCTAAGGTTCATTACATGAGGCTATCTCTAATTGAAGTAATTACTTCAATTGAACACTatccttcaacaaaaaaaaggaaacaggaAATGAACCAGGTGAGTGTATAAAATGTTGCACCATAACGAAATTATAACTAGTTCGGATTcactatgaaaaataaatgaaaggaaaagagatCAAAGCAGTGATGACACGATAAACTTCAACTGTTGTGCTGGGAAATAGTTTACATAAAggctttttattttatttattatttatttatttgttttactattttttatagTGCAGTACAATTCCAGTTCCAGGATCACATTTTTGGGATACTTTCTTTGTGTCGTAGCTTCTTAATAAATTCATAACACCTATGATTACTTTGCTTAAAATTATTCACAGGAAGTTGGTcataatttattgaaaacCGGAGCAGCTAGGGGAGTCAGCTAAATTTAGTGCTACGAGTGATCGAGTTAACATCGAGGCTTCAATATTATCTCaatgttgaaaattaaaacataTTCTTCTCATTCCCCAGAcgtcttcgaaaaaa is a window encoding:
- a CDS encoding hypothetical protein (NECATOR_CHRX.G26380.T1) — protein: MNSVLTTLLFMFGIAFVSAEYSCYQCVSTNDNESDCDGSDLEKLAPFVKPCQTLEEGTYKGSEAKGCRKIVQTVETKKSIIRECAYSGEVVDGQKKTGNWGINMYYYQCENTGSEPCNGTRHPLTTVISLVLSLAAVFFI